ATCCATTATGTAATAAATGCAATTGAGAGGGTTCTTCAAAATTCATAATCAGCTACCTATAAGGTACATTAAGGTAACCTAGGTTGTATATGGTATACACATCTTGATAAGATAGGAATATTTAAGCCCAAAAATACAAAATAAATTGGGATTCCCCATAAAGCATTGGCCATAATCGATAAGGCTGTTACACCACCATCTAATAGCCCGTTTGGTGCTAACATCGTTTCTAATCCCATAGCAACGATTGACGCCCCAAAAGTTAAAAAAACATACTCAACAAATTTTCTCATCATCTCACCTCAAAATATGTATTATTCTTGATTCCTTACTATAAAACAGTTCAGCTATAATCCTTTACAACACAGGAATATTATTTACCTTTTTCCAGATTGTACTCCTTTATTTCCCTTATGCACTGAGTCATTGCAAATAAAAAGACCACAGGTCTTGACTTATTAAAAGTCTACTTGTGGTTTTAATCCCCTCTTTTTAGAACGATTGCTATTTAATAGACGCACTTTTATTGGCAGGAGTATCCATCACATTCTCCATATAGTTTTTACCCCATTTATACATGGAATCCAGTATTGGCATTAAGCTTTTTCCTTGTTCGGTCAATGAATATTCTACTTTTGGCGGAACAACAAGATAGACTTTTCGTTCAACAATGAGGTCGTCTTCTAGCTCGCGTAATTGGTTAACAAGCATTCGTTGAGTAATGCCCGGCATAAGAGCCTTCAGCTCACCAAATCGCTTCTTGCCCTCTTTTCCTAAATGCCACAAAATCAGTATTTTCCATTTACTTCCAATAACATAAAGCGTTAATTCTTTTTCACAATTAAACATTTTGTCCTGCATACGTGACATTTGTTTCACCTCCACTTCTATATAGAATAATCCATAGTATACTTTTTAACACTATGTAAAAATAAAGTGCGTACTTCCACACTTTCAATATACGGATTATACTAACATGGTACCATCGTTAACAAGAGCATTGGTTACAGTTGCCAGGAGAAATGAAAGTGAGCAATGGGAATTATTATTACTGTGCAACAAACTTAAAAAATTATGAGGAGTGAAATATAGATGGAATTACAATTAGCATTAGATTTAGTCAACATTCCAGAAGCAATCGAATTGGTAAAAGAAGTAGAGGAGCATATTGATATCGTAGAAATCGGAACACCGGTTGTGATCAACGAAGGTCTCCATGCTGTAAAGGCAGTAAAAGAAGCGTTCCCTAACTTAAAAGTATTAGCAGACCTAAAAATTATGGATGCTGCTGGATATGAAGTGATGAAAGCTTCCGAAGCAGGTGCTGATATCATCACTATTCTTGGAACGGCTGAAGATATGTCGATTAAAGGTGCTGTAGAAGAAGCGAAAAAACAAGGTAAAAAAGTCCTTGTCGATATGATTGCGGTAAAAGACCTTACTGGACGTGCTAAAGAAGTGGATTCTATGGGCGTGGATTATATTTGTGTTCACACGGGCTACGATCTTCAAGCAGTCGGAAAAAATTCTTTTGAAGATCTACAAACCATCAAAAGTGTGGTTAAAAACGCTAAAACTGCCATCGCAGGCGGCATTAAGTTAGAAACACTTCCAGAAGTCATTAAAGTAAATCCAGACCTTGTCATTGTAGGTGGAGGGATTACTGGACAAGCTGATAAAAAAGCTGCTGCTGCAAAAATGCAACAAATGATCAAAGAACAAACGGTTACAGCAGGTTAATCCTAAGATGCAGACGACTCAATATTTAGCAGAAATCTTAAAAGAGCTTAATCATTCAGCTGACTTAATCGCAGATGAAGAAGCTGAAAAACTCGTCAATGGGATACTTGAATCGAAAAAGGTTTTTGTCGCCGGTGCAGGCAGATCAGGCTTCATGGCCAAATCCTTCGCCATGCGGATGATGCATATGGGAATTGATTCTTATGTAATCGGTGAAACGGTAACTCCCAACTTTGAAAAAGAGGATATCTTAATCATCGGATCCGGATCCGGTGAAACAAAAAGCTTAGTCTCCATGGCTGAAAAAGCAAAAAGCATTGGTGGTAAAATTGCAACTGTCACGATATTCCCTGATTCCACTATTGGACAGTTAGCAGATGTCACCATTAAATTGCCTGGATCACCGAAAGACCAATCAAAGGGTGATTATAAAACCATCCAACCAATGGGCTCACTATTTGAGCAGACCCTTTTACTTTTTTATGATGCCGTCATCTTGAGATTCATGGAGAAAAAGGGATTAGATACCAATAAGATGTATGGCAAACATGCCAATCTTGAATAAAACATAGTCCTAAGAATGTAATAACCAAAAGACCCCAAAGTTTCTTTAGAATGTCTGCGGTCTTTTGGTTATTCTTTAAAACATCATTTTGTTATTATTAATAATTATTCTAAAATTTTCAAATAAGGAATGATATCATGATTTCACTAAAAGGAAAAACTGCTTTAATTACTGGGGCAGGCAGAGGAATCGGTCGTGCTACTGCGATTGCTTTAGCAAAAGAAGGAGTTAATCTAGGATTGATTGGATTAACGATGTCAAATCTTGAAAAGGTAACCGCAGAACTAGAGCAATATGATGTGAACGTTTCAGCAGCAACAGCAGATGTAGCCGATCTTGAAGCAGTCCATCATGCTGTTGAACACATCAAATCAGACCTAGGTTTTATTGATATTTTAATCAACAATGCAGGTATAGCTAAATTTGGCGGTTTTCTTGATTTAACTCCTGAAGAATGGGAAAACATCATCCGAGTAAACTTGATGGGTGTATATAATGTAACAAGAGCCGTTTTACCTGATATGATTGAAAGAAAATCAGGAGATATTGTGAATATCTCCTCAACTGCGGGTCAAAAAGGAGCACCTGTTACAAGTGCTTACAGCGCTTCTAAATTTGCTGTTTTAGGACTAACAGAATCACTCATGCTAGAGGTAAGAAAGCATAATATCCGTGTAACGGCTTTAACACCAAGTACAGTTGCAACTGATTTGGCAATTGAAACCAATCTTATCAGTGGAAATCCTGAAAATGTTATGCAATCAGAAGATTTAGCAGAGCTGCTTGTAGCCGGATTAAAGCTTCATCCAAGAGTCCTAGTAAAGACTTCAGGATTATGGTCAACTAATCCTTAATTTGAGAAGCGATCGACTCGTCTTGTCTATATTGGATAAGAAGCAGGAACCTAGTTGTAAAGTGTACCCTTTGTAAAGGATATTTTTTAAAAATTATTAGGTAGCCTGAAGAAGA
This DNA window, taken from Priestia megaterium NBRC 15308 = ATCC 14581, encodes the following:
- the hxlA gene encoding 3-hexulose-6-phosphate synthase; its protein translation is MELQLALDLVNIPEAIELVKEVEEHIDIVEIGTPVVINEGLHAVKAVKEAFPNLKVLADLKIMDAAGYEVMKASEAGADIITILGTAEDMSIKGAVEEAKKQGKKVLVDMIAVKDLTGRAKEVDSMGVDYICVHTGYDLQAVGKNSFEDLQTIKSVVKNAKTAIAGGIKLETLPEVIKVNPDLVIVGGGITGQADKKAAAAKMQQMIKEQTVTAG
- a CDS encoding winged helix-turn-helix transcriptional regulator — its product is MSRMQDKMFNCEKELTLYVIGSKWKILILWHLGKEGKKRFGELKALMPGITQRMLVNQLRELEDDLIVERKVYLVVPPKVEYSLTEQGKSLMPILDSMYKWGKNYMENVMDTPANKSASIK
- a CDS encoding 3-ketoacyl-ACP reductase, whose protein sequence is MISLKGKTALITGAGRGIGRATAIALAKEGVNLGLIGLTMSNLEKVTAELEQYDVNVSAATADVADLEAVHHAVEHIKSDLGFIDILINNAGIAKFGGFLDLTPEEWENIIRVNLMGVYNVTRAVLPDMIERKSGDIVNISSTAGQKGAPVTSAYSASKFAVLGLTESLMLEVRKHNIRVTALTPSTVATDLAIETNLISGNPENVMQSEDLAELLVAGLKLHPRVLVKTSGLWSTNP
- the hxlB gene encoding 6-phospho-3-hexuloisomerase yields the protein MQTTQYLAEILKELNHSADLIADEEAEKLVNGILESKKVFVAGAGRSGFMAKSFAMRMMHMGIDSYVIGETVTPNFEKEDILIIGSGSGETKSLVSMAEKAKSIGGKIATVTIFPDSTIGQLADVTIKLPGSPKDQSKGDYKTIQPMGSLFEQTLLLFYDAVILRFMEKKGLDTNKMYGKHANLE
- a CDS encoding YitT family protein gives rise to the protein MRKFVEYVFLTFGASIVAMGLETMLAPNGLLDGGVTALSIMANALWGIPIYFVFLGLNIPILSRCVYHIQPRLP